The proteins below are encoded in one region of Enhydrobacter sp.:
- a CDS encoding tripartite tricarboxylate transporter substrate binding protein, with protein MRRRTVLRAGSAFAVVAGAAPAIAQPGKWPSREISLINPNAPGAATDLTARIIAQALEKRLNATVIVKNVVGGAGALGPTTLAQSTPDGHTIGLVAISTHVAVPNMMKVNYEPWKAFDIIGQVAALRYGVGARADGPIKSIEELIAQGRQKQLTYSSNNVTNVVAMFQLAKLTGTKLRWVVFPGGVESVTAAIGGHVDAVIQTVTEMKPQIEAGKLRFLASAAEARWPDYPEVKTLREAGYDAISNGPFGYAFPTGVDPAIKERMDKALADVMADEGVRSQIATLGIQPVYRDGKDYAALLKKIEVDLVPILKETGMAKKAA; from the coding sequence ATGCGTCGTAGAACCGTGCTGCGCGCCGGCAGCGCTTTCGCCGTCGTTGCGGGCGCCGCGCCGGCGATTGCCCAGCCCGGCAAGTGGCCGAGCCGCGAGATTTCGCTGATCAATCCCAACGCTCCGGGCGCCGCGACGGACCTGACGGCGCGCATCATCGCGCAGGCGCTCGAGAAGCGGCTCAACGCCACGGTCATCGTCAAGAACGTGGTCGGCGGCGCAGGCGCGCTCGGGCCCACGACGCTGGCGCAATCGACGCCCGACGGCCACACGATCGGGCTGGTGGCGATCTCGACCCACGTCGCCGTGCCCAACATGATGAAGGTCAACTACGAGCCGTGGAAGGCGTTCGACATCATCGGCCAGGTCGCGGCCCTTCGCTACGGCGTCGGCGCCCGTGCCGACGGTCCGATCAAGTCGATCGAAGAGCTGATCGCGCAAGGCAGGCAGAAGCAGCTCACCTACAGCTCCAACAACGTCACCAATGTCGTGGCGATGTTCCAGCTCGCCAAGCTGACGGGCACCAAGCTGCGCTGGGTCGTGTTCCCGGGCGGCGTCGAGTCGGTGACGGCGGCGATCGGCGGTCACGTCGACGCGGTCATCCAGACCGTCACCGAGATGAAGCCGCAGATCGAAGCCGGCAAGCTGCGCTTTCTCGCGTCGGCGGCGGAGGCGCGCTGGCCGGACTATCCGGAGGTGAAGACGCTGCGCGAGGCGGGCTACGACGCGATCAGCAACGGGCCGTTTGGCTACGCCTTCCCGACCGGCGTCGATCCGGCGATCAAGGAGCGCATGGACAAGGCGCTCGCCGACGTGATGGCCGACGAGGGCGTACGCAGTCAGATCGCCACACTCGGCATCCAGCCGGTCTACCGCGACGGCAAGGATTACGCGGCGCTTCTGAAGAAGATCGAGGTCGATCTCGTGCCGATACTGAAGGAAACTGGTATGGCGAAGAAGGCGGCATGA
- a CDS encoding tripartite tricarboxylate transporter TctB family protein, protein MTRPGGARIAGLGLLAAALVGLWKSLELESWSFDGPGAGLFPQLVTGVCVALALLVVVSPGKAGSTEEGDTEEAGTGAEARRTFALYAIAFGTLAAGAAYAGFAVTAIVTAVVIVRFAERRSWAAALGYGMACAAIGLVCFGWLLRVDLPEGPIERAFYTLVR, encoded by the coding sequence ATGACCCGCCCCGGCGGCGCGCGGATCGCCGGCCTTGGCCTGCTGGCGGCCGCGCTGGTCGGCTTGTGGAAGTCGCTGGAACTCGAAAGCTGGAGTTTTGACGGTCCGGGCGCCGGTCTCTTTCCGCAGCTCGTGACCGGCGTTTGCGTGGCCCTGGCCCTGCTTGTCGTCGTCTCGCCGGGCAAAGCCGGATCGACCGAGGAGGGCGACACCGAGGAAGCCGGGACGGGTGCCGAGGCGCGCCGCACCTTCGCCCTCTACGCCATTGCCTTCGGCACGCTTGCCGCAGGAGCGGCCTATGCCGGTTTCGCCGTGACGGCGATCGTCACCGCCGTCGTGATCGTGCGTTTCGCCGAGCGGCGTTCGTGGGCCGCGGCCCTGGGCTACGGCATGGCCTGTGCCGCCATCGGCCTGGTCTGCTTCGGCTGGCTGCTGCGGGTGGACCTGCCCGAAGGGCCCATCGAACGCGCCTTCTACACGCTCGTCCGCTGA
- a CDS encoding tripartite tricarboxylate transporter permease — protein MEALLDGFAVTLTLGNLLYCFAGVLLGTVVGILPGLGPLTTIAILLPITFKMEVTSAIIMLSGIYYGVAYGGTVTSVLMRIPGEASSVVTCLDGYEMARRGRAGAALGVAGLGSFVAGTVGVIGISFLSPPLARLVLAFGPAEYAMLMLAGLTMVTYMSSGSLARALLMAAFGLLLGTVGSDPMNMTPRLTFGILALGDGVNLVPLAIGLFGLSEVLFMARQKAEDLKILPPPSRLLGFLPSRDEARRSLGPVARGTGLGFLVGLLPGGGATLASFLSYGIERKLSRHPEEFGKGAVEGVAGPESANNAGTAGAFVPLLCMGIPANAITALLLGAFIIHGVTPGPTILERQPQVFWGVVASMYVGNAMLLILNLPLIGLFVRILEIPRAYLAPMILVVCLIGVYSSSNNPADVLLAVVFGFVGYGLRRHGFDLGIVILAYVLGPIFERSVRQALAISDGDPSIFFHSYLSTAFALVALALLVAGLWPRKRAATT, from the coding sequence ATGGAAGCACTCCTCGATGGCTTCGCCGTCACCCTGACTCTGGGCAACCTGCTCTACTGTTTCGCCGGCGTCCTGCTCGGCACGGTCGTTGGCATCCTGCCCGGCCTCGGCCCGCTCACCACCATCGCGATCCTGCTGCCGATCACCTTCAAGATGGAGGTGACGTCGGCGATCATCATGCTGTCGGGCATCTACTACGGCGTCGCCTACGGCGGTACGGTGACGTCGGTCCTGATGCGCATTCCCGGCGAGGCCTCGTCGGTCGTCACCTGCCTCGACGGCTACGAGATGGCGCGCAGGGGCCGAGCCGGCGCGGCGCTCGGCGTGGCCGGCCTCGGCTCGTTCGTGGCGGGCACCGTGGGCGTCATCGGCATCTCCTTCCTGTCGCCGCCGCTTGCCAGGCTTGTGCTGGCGTTCGGGCCGGCCGAGTACGCCATGCTGATGCTGGCCGGCCTCACCATGGTCACCTACATGTCGAGCGGCTCGCTGGCGCGTGCGCTCTTGATGGCGGCCTTCGGCCTGCTGCTGGGGACGGTCGGCAGCGATCCGATGAACATGACGCCGCGGCTCACCTTCGGCATCCTGGCGCTGGGCGACGGCGTCAATCTCGTGCCGCTCGCGATCGGCCTGTTCGGCCTGTCGGAAGTGCTGTTCATGGCGCGGCAGAAGGCCGAGGACCTGAAGATCCTGCCGCCGCCCTCGCGTCTGCTGGGCTTCCTGCCCTCGCGTGACGAGGCGCGCCGTTCCCTGGGCCCGGTGGCGCGCGGTACGGGGCTCGGCTTCCTGGTCGGACTGCTGCCCGGTGGCGGCGCGACACTGGCCTCGTTCCTGTCCTACGGTATCGAACGCAAGCTCTCCAGGCATCCCGAGGAATTCGGCAAGGGCGCCGTCGAGGGCGTGGCCGGACCCGAATCGGCCAACAACGCCGGCACGGCCGGCGCCTTCGTGCCGCTCCTGTGCATGGGCATCCCGGCCAATGCCATCACGGCCCTGCTGCTCGGCGCCTTCATCATCCACGGCGTCACGCCCGGGCCGACCATCCTCGAGCGCCAGCCGCAGGTGTTCTGGGGCGTGGTGGCCAGCATGTATGTCGGCAACGCGATGCTGCTCATCCTGAACCTGCCGCTGATCGGCCTGTTCGTGCGCATTCTCGAGATCCCGCGCGCCTACCTCGCGCCGATGATCCTCGTGGTCTGCCTGATCGGCGTCTACTCGTCGAGCAACAATCCGGCGGACGTATTGCTTGCCGTCGTCTTCGGCTTCGTGGGCTACGGTCTGCGTCGCCACGGCTTCGACCTCGGCATCGTGATCCTGGCCTATGTCCTGGGACCAATCTTCGAGCGTTCGGTGCGCCAGGCGCTGGCCATCTCGGACGGCGATCCGTCGATCTTCTTCCACAGCTACCTGTCGACCGCCTTCGCGCTCGTGGCGCTCGCGCTCCTGGTTGCCGGCCTCTGGCCGAGGAAGCGCGCTGCGACGACATGA